The nucleotide sequence TTGAGCTAGGTTTCAAGGATGGTAAGTTATATCTCTTCCAGATCAGACCGTTTGTAGAAAACAATCAAGCAAAAAACTCAGAATATCTATCATCGATAGACAGTGATGTTAACCTAAATACAGAACTGTATCTCAACAAAAATATAAGAAATTGAAAAAGCATTATTACATCACATCTATTTTGATCATTGCCGTAATCACTATGGCAATCTATCCCATAGATGGATATGAAAGAACAGGAATAAAGCGCCTCAAGCGATTGGAAAAAACGCTTGATAGCACCATAACGGAATATTATCTAAAACCAGGTTCCTTCAAAAAAACTGATGAAATCAATCTATGGTTGTGCGAGGACACCGTTGCGACGGATAGTATCATGATCGTCGACGAGGACTTTCAAAACAAAATGACTCGACTCTTTCCCAGACGCAGTGGATATGCGATTACCGTATTGGATATCACAGATCCTGAGAACATGCGTTATGCAGAGATGAACGAGAACAGTGGCTTCCAGCCAGGTAGTGTAGGTAAACTAGCGGTAGCGACTGCATTCTTCACACAATTGGCAGCTCTGTGTCCAGACGACTTTGAAGTACGCACAAAACTGATGCGTGAGAAAGTGGTGCGCTCTGGAATTTGGGGAGTTGGTGATCACCATACCGTTCCTATTTACAATATCGAAAAAGATAAGTTAGTCAAAAGACAAGTTATTGCCAGTGATGAATTTAGCTTGTACGAATGGGTAGACCATATGTTAAGCGTGAGTAATAATGGAGCAGCCAGCATTGTCTGGAGAGAGGCCTTGTTGATGAAGCTTTTTGGGGATGAGTACTTTGACCTCACTCAAGAAGAAGCCGATGAGTACTGGGAAACCGCAGATAAGAAAATGCTCAGTGAGGTAGCTACAGAGTTGGTCAATCAACCTTTACGTGATTTAGGCATCACTCATGATGAATGGAGATTGGGTAGTTTCTTCACTAATGGTCCTGATCGTATTGCAAGAGCAACTGGTGGAAGCATAGGAACACCTGCGGGATTGATGAAATGGTTCATTAAGCTGGAACAAGGTCAAATTGTAGATCGTCAATCCAGTCTTGAATTGAAAAGATTGATGTACATGACAGATCGCCGTATAAGATATGCCTACAGTTCAAGATTGAACGATGCTTCTGTGTACTTTAAGTCAGGAAGTTATTACAGCGGTGGTGGCGCAAAATATGCAGGGACAAAGTTCAATTATATGAATAGTGTCATCATGGTAGAACATCCAGATGGAACGAATTACATTGTTTGTTTGATGTCAAATATCTTGGGTAAGAACTCTGCTGGAGACCACATGTATTTAGCAAGTGCTATCGATAAAGCCATCCGCTCAGAAGATTAAATAAGGATTACGCAATATTTCTAATGTTGCGCATTTTCAAATAGGCCTCACTAGCTGCAGCAGCAACTATGGGGTCTTTTTTTGTTGTGGCTCTAACCAGTAAAGGCATGAAATCTTCGTTTCCTGAATCTACTATGACTTGAATGACAAGTTTATTAAGAGCACGATCCTGTAGCTCTAGTAATTGTAGATAACATTGCTTTTCAGTAGGCAAATGAATGCGGTCATTTATCTCTGATAGGTTTGCATCATGGCTGCTTATGGAAGATTCAATGATAGGGAACAGCTGGGTTTTGAAATTACGTGAAATAAGCCCTTCCAGAAATTCCATGGTGGCTCTACGAGTTTCCTTTTTATCACTTTGTAGTCCGCGATAGGCGATGAAAACATCCCTGGAATTAAAATGCAGCGCCAGGATATTAAAGATTCTCTTCAAATTGTTGTCCAGGGCCTTGCGCAACCCTATGATGAGTTCTTTTCTGGAACCTGTCTCATGGATGTCAATCACCCTTTCTGGATGTAAATTGGATCGCTCTACAATGCGCTGGCAGTAATAGCAGGCTTCTAAGAGGCGATATTGTTCACATTCAGACCTGATGATCTTAAAATATACGCGTTGCGGAATGTGAAGGTCGCCTTGGGCCTTTTTGAAAACCGAAAGCTCATTAGTGATTCTCGTACGCAATTTCAGGCTGCCTTCCTGACTCAAGCTCAAGAGTGCTCGCACTGCCTTGGTGGTTCCCAGTTCTAAAAGAATGTCTGGTAAATATTTCTTGACGGCTATGGGAGCCACTGGATCCTTGTAACGCTTTATCAAATATGTAATGATGCTGTTTCCATAATTAGAGATGGCTATTATGGCGCTTTCGCGAAAGCGTGCATCATCCAACTCATTGATTAACAACGGTAAAAAGTTTTCATGAGCTGTATTTCCTGCTGCAAGTATGGCTGCGGTGCGCAACTCGTGATCTGGATTTTCAAAATATCTAAGGATAAAACGGTGTCTATTTTCACCTTTTGCATACCCTATAGCCTTGACCAGTTCGATGACTTCTTCTTTCCTGAAGTTTCCTTCATTGCGGTCCAGTTCGTCCAAAAATAGATTGATACGTAGGTCTAGGTTATATTTTGCGGCCAGCTTAGGATTGTCTTCGGTTTCCTGAGCCAGACATAATAATGCTGCACTGGAAATGTAGTCGCTCTCGTGATCCAAGTAATTTTCAAAAAACTGCTCTGGGAATTTAGTGTCCTGGCTCATTAGGTATTGCATGGCCGCGAGAACGACCTCGTCGTTTTCAGTGTAAATCAGGTCGTGAACTTTACCTACGGGATGGCCTCGATCAACATATTTTAAATTGGCAATCGCACTAGCCACCACGTGTGGATCTGAATGTTCCAAAAGGTTGATGATGGGCGCTTTGAGAGATCGATGTGCCAGTTCTGGGACGCGATCCAGCATGTATAGGATGTCTTTTGACCCACCAGATTCAAAGACTACTTTCATGTTGTTGCGTATCAAACTGTTCGAGCGTTTCTCGAGTTTGATCTGTTCCTTGCTCACGATCATTTCCTTAAAGGTGCCAAAGTACGCATCACGTACCTTCATGATCATGATCACCCATGCAACCACTAATACCAGAATGAGTATGGTAATAAAAACAGGCGACAGATCAAACGCCCTTACAATGAATATCAGAATCAGACCCGCGAGTCCAGTGGCAACGCTATCCACGACGACATCGATAAAGGTTTTGGTTTTGTTCTTTACATCGCTAGGAATAGGCAGTGCGAGTAGTTCTACCGCACTCTTATGAAGCGACTGCTTCAAGCTACCATCTAGGCCTTTAAGAACAATCACTACCCATAATTCTGGTATGAACAATAGCACGACGCAACAAAAGACGATTCCTATAGGAAGTGCGGCAAGGCCAGTACTCACGCCACTTTTTGATAAAATGTGTCTTGTAATAAATAGCTGAATAACCAGAGAAACTATATTGAATGTAGAAAACCAAAATCCAAAAAAGGAAGCCAGTTCCTGCGAGTCTGGAATATTGCGCGACGAGATGTAGCTAAATTGATAGTCCACCAGTTTTGCCACCAGAACGCCTATCCCAATGACTGCTGCCAGCGCAGACAGGTGTTTTGAGTTAAATATAAGTTTAACACTGCTCTCGCTAGAAACCGTGGCACGTTCCTTACGTTTAAAAGAACTCAACTTATCAACGCGATTGCGCCAGATGGAATTCATCACAAAGATGCAGCCCATGATCATGAAACTTGCCAGTATCAATAGGGCGCCATTCCCAACATGTTCTGCCAGTAGGGACGTGAGATAACCACCTACAATACCACCAGCAATACCACCAGCACCTATAAAACCAAAAAGTCGCTTTGCTTCTCTAACATTGAAGACGACGTTTGCCATAACCCAAAACTGACTGGTAGCCAACAGGGCAAACAAGGCAACGATCGTGTAAAAACAATAGGCTAGAAAACCGTTAAAGTAACCTACAGCAATGAGGACACCCATGATCATAAAGATCACGGTAAACACCATCAATGTGTAGCGTATGAGTGACTTGAGCTTGAACCGCTCTAATGACTTGTTATAGAGTAATGATCCTGCAACTGCAGCAAGGGCGATGATCACAAAAGCTTCCGCTAGGGCATCTGCGCCCAGTTCAGAAAGGAAAAGTGCGTTAACCGTAGGCTTGACTACGAGTAACGCACTTATAATTAAAAATATGTAGAGTTGCATGAGAAGCGAGATCGAAAGCTCGCCACTCCTTATGTCAAAAACTTTACGTATCCTGTCGGACAACCACTTCATTCTCTTGTTCTAATTCTACAGGCAAGATAACAGATTTGCGCAATGCCAATTCTGCTGGCTGTACTAAATTTCTGATAATTTGTTCACCGTTAGGATCTTCAATCAGCGCAACAAGAATGTACTTTCTGCCATCTTCTCCCCAAACTAGGATAGAGTCAGAATGCCAGTTTTTCCATGATCCGCTTTTTCTAAAAAGGCGTGCGTCTGGCGCAATACGATCAAGAGTATTTACAAACTTGTGGTGCAATGATGGATTTTCCATAATGTCCAACATTTCCTTGCTTCTTGTTTTGTTGATCAATTGACCGGTAGCCAATTGATAGTAGAATTTTGCTACTGCATCTGTTGTTGCTGCGTGGCTTAAACCTCTTATAGGCTCTGGATTTCTTTTTCCTTGAGCGGCATATCTTTTACCTACCCAAAGACCACCAACGCCATCCTTGTCATAAAATGGATTGGATGGATCACACATCAGGTCTTCAATCTTTTGAAAACCTACACGATCAATCATTCTGGTAGATGCTGCGTTGTTTGATTTTGAAATCATCAACCACATGTCATCTCTAACCTTAGGCGTATCTTTTAGTTCACCATTTTCAATCGCGTCCATTGCTGCATATAAAACGGCAATTTTAGGAAGGCTGGCAGCATACATCATGTTGCTACCATTGATACTGGCGTATTTTATATTCTCTGCATCATTAAGATCAACTAGGCTTACTGACATCCTTTTTTGCTGGATCAACTTCCTCCAGTCAGGGTTTGCCATCAATTGAGCTTTTAGATTGAGTTGTAGGGTAGTGTTTTGAAACGTTTTAACATCTTTATTATTCAATGCTAAGTTTACTAGCGGTGCATCATCGTCTGCTGCACTCATATTCCAAGAAGCTGCTAGGAATA is from Nonlabens sp. YIK11 and encodes:
- a CDS encoding serine hydrolase, whose protein sequence is MKKHYYITSILIIAVITMAIYPIDGYERTGIKRLKRLEKTLDSTITEYYLKPGSFKKTDEINLWLCEDTVATDSIMIVDEDFQNKMTRLFPRRSGYAITVLDITDPENMRYAEMNENSGFQPGSVGKLAVATAFFTQLAALCPDDFEVRTKLMREKVVRSGIWGVGDHHTVPIYNIEKDKLVKRQVIASDEFSLYEWVDHMLSVSNNGAASIVWREALLMKLFGDEYFDLTQEEADEYWETADKKMLSEVATELVNQPLRDLGITHDEWRLGSFFTNGPDRIARATGGSIGTPAGLMKWFIKLEQGQIVDRQSSLELKRLMYMTDRRIRYAYSSRLNDASVYFKSGSYYSGGGAKYAGTKFNYMNSVIMVEHPDGTNYIVCLMSNILGKNSAGDHMYLASAIDKAIRSED
- a CDS encoding Npt1/Npt2 family nucleotide transporter, encoding MKWLSDRIRKVFDIRSGELSISLLMQLYIFLIISALLVVKPTVNALFLSELGADALAEAFVIIALAAVAGSLLYNKSLERFKLKSLIRYTLMVFTVIFMIMGVLIAVGYFNGFLAYCFYTIVALFALLATSQFWVMANVVFNVREAKRLFGFIGAGGIAGGIVGGYLTSLLAEHVGNGALLILASFMIMGCIFVMNSIWRNRVDKLSSFKRKERATVSSESSVKLIFNSKHLSALAAVIGIGVLVAKLVDYQFSYISSRNIPDSQELASFFGFWFSTFNIVSLVIQLFITRHILSKSGVSTGLAALPIGIVFCCVVLLFIPELWVVIVLKGLDGSLKQSLHKSAVELLALPIPSDVKNKTKTFIDVVVDSVATGLAGLILIFIVRAFDLSPVFITILILVLVVAWVIMIMKVRDAYFGTFKEMIVSKEQIKLEKRSNSLIRNNMKVVFESGGSKDILYMLDRVPELAHRSLKAPIINLLEHSDPHVVASAIANLKYVDRGHPVGKVHDLIYTENDEVVLAAMQYLMSQDTKFPEQFFENYLDHESDYISSAALLCLAQETEDNPKLAAKYNLDLRINLFLDELDRNEGNFRKEEVIELVKAIGYAKGENRHRFILRYFENPDHELRTAAILAAGNTAHENFLPLLINELDDARFRESAIIAISNYGNSIITYLIKRYKDPVAPIAVKKYLPDILLELGTTKAVRALLSLSQEGSLKLRTRITNELSVFKKAQGDLHIPQRVYFKIIRSECEQYRLLEACYYCQRIVERSNLHPERVIDIHETGSRKELIIGLRKALDNNLKRIFNILALHFNSRDVFIAYRGLQSDKKETRRATMEFLEGLISRNFKTQLFPIIESSISSHDANLSEINDRIHLPTEKQCYLQLLELQDRALNKLVIQVIVDSGNEDFMPLLVRATTKKDPIVAAAASEAYLKMRNIRNIA
- a CDS encoding serine hydrolase; this translates as MLNRILIFLFLAASWNMSAADDDAPLVNLALNNKDVKTFQNTTLQLNLKAQLMANPDWRKLIQQKRMSVSLVDLNDAENIKYASINGSNMMYAASLPKIAVLYAAMDAIENGELKDTPKVRDDMWLMISKSNNAASTRMIDRVGFQKIEDLMCDPSNPFYDKDGVGGLWVGKRYAAQGKRNPEPIRGLSHAATTDAVAKFYYQLATGQLINKTRSKEMLDIMENPSLHHKFVNTLDRIAPDARLFRKSGSWKNWHSDSILVWGEDGRKYILVALIEDPNGEQIIRNLVQPAELALRKSVILPVELEQENEVVVRQDT